The Sesamum indicum cultivar Zhongzhi No. 13 linkage group LG9, S_indicum_v1.0, whole genome shotgun sequence genome segment tgtgtaaataaattataaattaagagtGTGCATATTATTATCCCTTAATATCAATAAAGAgtgaaaaacaagaataataaaatctaaagGAGCAAAAGGGTTATGTataggggtggcagatgagtgtgtgttcaccagctcgcgaactggccttttttttttaatatatatattttatttttaaattttttatatatttaatatttgatcaattttataataattggccatatattataattttaatcaatatcatacattttattttggataataataaactatgatacttttatttatacatttaatctttatataaaaataatttaatcaaaaacttaataaattataatattttttgtaattaaaattattatttaatatgacatatataaactttatattatgttttaatatatatttgttattatgttatgtttttttaaaattgacaagtaatacacttatgatttttttatttataaatttatgtcaaatttagttattcctatgaattaatctaaaaatcattaaaaaaataaaaataataatactaatgataataataataataataataatgatgatggttgaataattctaattattattttattatatatataatgagattaaaaagtataatcaaTAATTGCGATCTcttacgaaatttaaatatatacaaaactgtgtccattagatcgTATCAgatggtatgatttaaaatcacatagcCTGATTCAACGACACACCGTCTTTAATGATTACTCGTATGTTTcaagtacgatatctcgatATTCGTATATCCAATAtgtctaaaattttatcaaatgtaTTATTCTGTAAGTTTTATGATATATAACggtttgatttgaattttgatagcCGACTAACCCATATAGTATAACAATGTAAgatatactaacatttatagatatataaattttgcagattgtaaatatatattaatttccattatatctatgtaaaaaattgatgattcgatttcatgatttataataataataataataatattaatttctccTCACCcatttcttccccaaaccATCTCTTATAACCCTAACCCCCAAATTCACGGAAACAACGACGGCAAGTCCGCAACGAAGATAGCGACGCTGCTGGTCCACACTAATCGATGGCGACAAAAAATCATTCTCTGTTATTTTTTGGATACACACTTCAAGCATAACAGGTTCTTTAAGCAATATGTATCAGGTTCAAGCTCCGTAGTAATGGCAAAATGCAGTGCAGAATTAACATTGCGAAGGAACATTCTCTGTAAAGAAGGAACATTGCGATTCCATGCCCTCTGTTGATACACGCAAAAACAGTGCCTTTTCTTTGGGTTCTCAAGGAAGAAGATCAAAGGTTGAGTTCAGATCACTTGCCAAGGTGACTgattcttcttcctcttcggCTTGATTTTGGTTAGTCTCCcatctcttttattttgtctatCTTTAATTTGCTTGGATGATTAGTTGATTTTGTCTCTTTAACAAAAGCTAACGAGCTCGAGTTCCAACTCGAACTTGGAGCTCAAAAATAGCTCGACAAAAATGGTCGAGCCAGCCCTAGTTATGCACAAGAACTATTTTTACTTCTATAAAATACTCCTATGTTCAGTTTTATTGCACTCCCATTGTCCTATATCCTCTttcattgaaagaaaaaaacatcaaattggAGTTGCTGTTTTCAGTCCAAGCCCATTGGGCAGACATCCGGTCCTAAGATTCTGGAGTACAATGGGCCTTAGTTGCTGGGTAGTTTAGTGCGGCCCATCCCATAATCCTACTAAGGGTTTGGGCCCAAGTCTTCAACGGTCCAAAGGACGTTTTACAGTCTGTCCTACAATCGAATCGACGGCCGAGATATAGCCGTAGCAGGGTGAGGTCCCACCTTTTATTTCCATTGATGAAATGGCGCGGGTGTCTTGAGAAAACTATTCCTGTGTGCAGTGCAAGTTTCTCtgtctctctcacacacaaaTACACGCACGTGGGCAAATATATCACAGCGACATTCCGGGTTTTGGTGTTCGTTGCCGTCGGAAAGAATCGTTGGAATATGCGGTGATTGAGTAATTTtccactctctctctatctctctgtTACACAAtcactgtgtgtgtgtgtctcaACTCTTgtctttgtgtttcttttccttGCGACGTTGTATGTATATGGGATTTGGGTTGGGTGGGTTTGGAATCATAGAAGCCTAAGAAAAGCCCTCCcgcatttatttatttattttttaattgttgaaaatttgaaacctTGCACTGTTCCACATAACTCTGGACCATAAACCCTAACCCTCTTGAGGgaattcttttcttcattttattttatcttatttactGCCTTTTAGGCGCGTTTTCCTGCCACCGAGATTCACATAGTTCCCActttcgtttttcttttttggttttggagACAGTATTATTAggttgttgttttttcttcttgtgcAGATGGTCTTTTGAACTCTGAAGGTGAGAATTCACAGCGTGAAGCCATTTGCACTATTTCAAAATGGtaagttgaaaattaagtTCCCGCATCAATGATAATGCACATGCACTGGTTTATCGGCACAGGCTCTCTTGGTTTATCTATTTAAGCCGGTCCTGGGGTCAGCCCCTTTCTTGGGGTTCTTCATTTGCATTGTGCGACCACATTTTCATTCCTCACCCCTTGGTGAGGGAAAGGAATCATGATATCACAATCATTTTTGCTCTGAGCAGCAGTCACAAGATATAAGAAAATGGTTCATGAAGCAACAAGACAAAGGCACTGGGAATGGCAATTCATCAAAGCAGACAAAGTCCTCTACACCGGAAAAGCCTTCTGCGCTCACTCCTCAGTCTGGAAAATTGGTTTGTTCACCATAATCACCACATTTTGTCTTAGAAACCCATTTGCAATGCGAAACAGTTAAGGTGGATTCTTGTATTGTTTGTGGATAACGATTATGAATATTGTAGTATTCATGATGATTTCTTAAGCGTAGATGGGAAAACCgaaatttttgcttttgaaaGGAATTATTCTCTTCAATTTCCAATAATGATTTCAACTCAGTGCTTGGAAGCAGAATGAGGAGATAAGATGATTGCAAAAGAAGAGACTTCTGCTGtttttgaaatattccaaaCTCTTGTTCTTAGGAGCACTTAAGCTTGGTCTTGGTTTACTTAGCTTTATACCTGAACTACGCAAACAGTTAGGAAGCTGGTAACAGAGGCCAGATATGAAGAATAATGAATTCCCAAATTTGCAGCCCCTCTTTGATCTCTATACTTTTCTGATCTTTAAGATTTTTGGTTTCCAAATTGACAAATTAGATTCACCTCACATTATTTCCTTTCCTGGGGAATCCTAGGTACAAGGAATGCAAGAATGTTCTGGTAGGAGGAAAACAAGCAAATATTTTGCTAAAgatgggaaaaatgcaaaggATGAGATGGAGGTTGAGGAAAGTTCTACAGAAAAGAAGGGACAAAGGGGCAGTATGGAGTTAACCAAAGTAAAGTCCCCAcctggaaaaaaaatccacaaacttgagaatgatgatgaagatgaagatttTGTTATCCCTACTTCAGGGAAGGGGTCGGTGGATACCACTCCAAACAAGAAACTGAAAAGTGGTTCTGGTAAAGGAGTTGCTCAAAAACTTGTTAATGAGAGTGACGAGGATGATGGTGGAAAGGTACAATCTAAGTCAAAATCTGCTGGAAGGGGTAGGGGTCGTGGTGCGAAAGGTTCTTCGATCACTCCAACAACCACAAAAGGCATGGATGTTGATGAAAGTGACCCAGAGGATATGGATGATAACGATGCCAATTCTATAAAATCTGGTGGGCGAGGCCGCGGTGGAAGAGGTGCACCAGCAGGTGGAAGAGGCAGGGGTGGTGGAGGAAGGGGTGGGTTCATGAACTTTGGTGAGAGGAAAGATCCTCCTCATAAAGGAGAGAAGGTAAGGAAGTTAAGGAACCTTTAATTCTTTGTCTGGAATGTACACTTGTTGACAGTGAATTGATTTTGTTCTGTATCAGGAAGTTCCTGAAGGTGCTCCTGACTGTTTAGATGGGTTGACTTTTGTGATTAGTGGAACACTTGACAGGTAATCCTTCGATCCCAAGAAGTTTGTATGCACAATATTCAGATGTTTAGCTTTTGCAATCACTAAAACACATAGGAAGTGTATGTACCTATATGTATACACTTTTCGTTTGAGAATGCTCATGTAtaatctccttttttttttctttgctttggGCTTATGCATAATCTTTCAGTCTACTGGCTCTTTTCCTACCATAAGCCCATGTTATGTGCATacttgaataatatattttatttgtatgatGATGTGGTCTGCTTCTCTGTATTTTCATGGTGCTTTGACTCTCTTTGTTCAGTTTGAAGTTGCCTTTgccttgttttgtttttccagTTTAGAAAGAGAAGAAGCTGAGGACTTGATCAAACGCCATGGCGGGCGTGTTACTGGATCTGTCAGCAAAAAGACGGtgattatgtttatttatttatcttaccATTGCTTTATTCTTGGCTTTATCTTAGTCATCCCATAGCTCATACAGGTTTCTTGCAGAATTATCTTCTTTGTGATGAAGACATTGGTGGCCGGAAGTCCGCCAAGGCTAAGGAGCTTGGGTAgcctattttcttttgtaatgtTGTATTCAGTTGTATTGAGAACGTTCTTCTTCTGTTTCTCATtgttatgtaatatttttctctctttatggCTTCTGCAGTACTGCTTTTCTTACGGAGGATGgtttatttgatatgattcgaacatcaaataaatcaaaaaccTCTGCACAGATTTCAAAGATGCCAGTCGATAAGGTTGCACCGTCTCCTCCTAAGAAGAGCCCTCAAAAGTCTGGAAAAACTGGTATGTTCTCATCGATCTGATGTTGTCATGAACATTGTTCAGATTTAAGTTATATGGACTGCAATTAGCATTAACTTTATTAAAACGGGGGATAGCTTTTGCAAATAGAGTTGTCTCTTATAAATGTTCAGTAAACAATTCTGGAAAAATGAGCAAGATATACATATTTTGAGATTGCGTAAACCAAGAATTTCTGGATGCAGTAGCACAAGCAAAAATAGTTGACAACTCTACTGTTTGAAAGAAGTAAAACAAACCCAAGCCCCAGGATCTACTCCAAAATCACCTACTCTCAAACATTTTCTGGCATTCAAACCAAACATGGCAAATTTCTCTTTCTCAGCATTCTTTGTGTCATTGATCTTAAGTTATTATTTGGTGgtcattttttagatttaaccTTTATGTAATgcaaaaatagattaaaaaataaataaagagcaTCTTTTGACTGTTGCATTATGAACATTGACTGTGCATACTTAGTTTCCCCAAATTCTCTACTTTTCATGTTATTTCTCTAAATTCTGTTTTTACTGGTTGACTTCCATATTTCCTAGAACATGCTGCCAATCTTGTTGCAAGGATAGATGTAAAAGGATTGACCTCTCGCGCATCTTCTTCCAAGCGAAAAGATCAATCTACGGCACAAACTTGGTTGCCGTGGACCGAAAAATATAGGCCAAAGGTTCCAAATGATATTGTTGGGAATCAGTCCCTGGtatgtgtttgttgttttCGTTCAAGCTTTTGCTTTATAATGAAACTTTATGGCGATGTACTTACCTGTAAGGTGCTTTATTAGTAATAGTATCAGGTTGGTGCAGGTGAAGCAGCTCCATGATTGGTTAGTAAATTGGAATGAACAATTCCTTAACACGGGGAAAAAGGGGAAGGGAAAGAAACAGAATGACTCTGGAGCAAAGAAAGCTGTGCTGCTGAGTGGCACACCTGGCATTGGAAAGACTACATCAGCGAAGTTAGTAAGTCAGATGCTTGGTTTTCAGACAATTGAGGTTAGGCATATGACTTTTTGTCTGttcttttatgtttctttcaaGTTGTTACGCATGATGcttcatatatataccaaCGTTCCTTTTTCTTAGGTTAATGCTAGTGACAGTCGAGGAAAAGCTGATGCTAAAATAGAGAAAGGAATTGGTGGAAGTACTTCGAATTCTATCAAAGAACTTGTTAGCAATGAAGCCCTGAATCTTAAAATGGACTGGTTGGCCTTTACTCTTTTCCTTGCATCACAAAGTAACTAGTTATGTATTCACAATTGTTAACTGATGTTGCAGCTCTCAGCCTCCGAAGACTGTTCTTATTATGGATGAGGTTGATGGCATGTCTGCTGGAGATAGAGGTGGCGTAGCTGATCTTATTGCCAGCatcaaaatctcaaaaattcctataatatgtatatgtaatgATCGCTACAGTCAGAAACTTAAGAGCCTAGTAAACTACTGCTTACTTCTTAGCTTCCGGAAGCCAACAAAGCAGCAGGTCTCTTCTGATTTTTTGCATCTTATGAATGCATAAACAAATGGAACAGTAGAaatatgtccatttttatcaCTGTAGAATTTCATTCTGCTAGTTCTGATTCCAATTGAAGTTCTCTTTTGGTCGAGGAAGTTGCcttatatgttaattttttattttgtgtctATATGATGTTGATATCTCTTGGAAATGAATTTATGTATGGATGTGTCACTAGTGAaggaatatttaaattatgcagATGCATTGTAAACGTATCAATTTGCAGTCTGTTGACTGTGAAATTAAGCATAAAGATTAGTGTGGAAGGTTGCTTTCAAATTGCTGCTCGTCTAATGTATCTGTTTGTCAGAGATCAAATcatttagaattatattttcctaGTACAAGAGTTTCACAAAAGTGCCTACAGCATTGTATTTCCAGTTGCTTTATCAAAGTCTTGAATCTTTGTTGCTACATCAACCATGAtggttattaattttagttaggacaataatattatcttaATGGCAATGATAGATGGCTAAAAGGTTATCGCAAATAGCAAAAGCAGAAGGCCTTCAAGTTAATGAGgtatgttttttgtttttctgttttgctATAACTTCTTatgtaattgcatttttatgcACCTGCTGCTACTCCCATCTTTGATTATAGAATGACCCTTTTCCATCTCTATGCCTATTATGGGTTGAGATGGTGCTTTTTGGTTGCAGATTGCTCTTGAGGAACTTGCTGAAAGAGTTAATGGAGATATCCGTATGGCCCTCAACCAACTGCAGTATATGAGTCTCTCAATGTCTGTCATTAAGTTCGATGACATCAAACAGCGCCTTCAAAGCAATTCAAAGGATGAAGATATATCCCCCTTCACAGCTGTTGACAAGTATGATACATTCTGATATTTGATGTTGTCTGTTTTATACTGTTTTCTACTTCCTTTCCCATCCTTAGTTAGCTCTATGTCCCCCACCCCCCTCCTTTCATGTGGGACATTTTTCTGTTTGCACAAGACTATTTGTCATCTGTAACTCCCAAAATTtgttttcagtttgatgttaTTGGTGgtgaaaataacaaattatgtgaagttaaatgtaatttacctgcTGATGCTGGAGGATTTAACGGGTAGTTCTATTTAGATATTGTATgaattgtaattatgaaattggTTTTTTCTGTGCTAAATgctaattcaatcaaattcatTGTTAGATTAGGTGCTTATCCTGATTTATAAGTTTCTCATTTGAACCTGGTATGACGTTAAGTTATATCTTTTTGACACAGGTTATTTGGCTTCAATGGTGGAAAGTTGAGAATGGATGAGAGAATTGACCTTAGCATGAGTGATCCTGATCTTGTTCCCCTTCTTATCCAGGTACTGATGGTTCCTGGTTGACATTTATAGTCTAATGATGAGCAAGTGAATTGAGGATAGTGACATGTGTCTGCACTTGCTCGCTTGATTGCACATTGTGGTTTATCTGTTTATTGCTCCTACGTGGCTACcgattttatttgttttaccACATTATGATTTGTCAATTCTatggagaagaaaaaggatgTACTCTAATGCCATTGCATATTGGTATATGTGTTAGAGGTGTGCAGCtaatccaacaaaaaaaagatattaatgtACATGTATGAGTTCATATGAACACCTTAAGCATTTTACACCTTGATTTCAGGAAAACTATATCAATTATAGGCCAAGCTCAGCTGGTAAGGATGATAATGGAATGAAAAGGATGAACTTACTTGCTCGGGCTGCTGAGTCCATTGGGGATGGTGATATTATTAATGTCCAGATTCGAAGGTACCGACAGTGGCAGCTCTCTCAGATTGGTTGTCTTGCATCTTCTATAATTCCGTAAGTATGCTAGGTGCtgaaactgttttttttttttaattattattattataattactgaTGATACTGATTATTATACATTATGTTTTGAACCAGTGCAGCTATATTGCATGGGCAACGGGAAACACTTGAGCAGGTGATTGATGTATTTCATTATAATGTTAATGCCTGTGTATATTTCACTAGTTCTTATGCTTTAGCTggtattttgaaattttctgttTGTTCCCTGAtataatttctgcaattagtTGCATCTGTTGTAACTTGTACAAGTTTCAGTAGCTTTGAGGTACCATCATGATTagattgaatattatttttggtttctATAATCAGATTAGTTGAAATAAACAAGATTACGCCTGAATTTATATAGATTGTTTTGGAACTACGCTGcatgcatgattttttttccagtAGATACCCTCAGATCCTGGAACTTGGAAAAGCACCAGAGCTGAGGCTTCAATAGATGCCTTTAATTTGTATTCAGATAGAGATAAGTGTCTTCCCTATTCGTTCTACGATAATTACTAAGTTGTGGTGACTGAATACATTACTCCACATATCAGTCAACATTTTGTCTCCTTGGCTATCTTTACTTTAAAACTGGCGCCTAATTTATTAAAGCTGTGCATTTTGACACTTTTAACATGTTCAAATGCAGTAAAGTTTCCTCAACTTTTTTCTACCACTTGGTCATGTTTGCTTGATTAGCACGCAAAGAtagcactttccaaaaattGTTGACAACATAACTCTCTATGGATTTCTGAAGGACTATCATGAAATAGTTTATGTATATTAATCCTATCCTTTACTCTTGAAGTTCCATTGAGGTGACAGTATGGATTAAGTGAGATTCAAATGAATTTGTTGGATGTTATTTATGCATacttttttgataatttgtttCGGGGCAAGTAGTTGTTTGTTACATGTTTACCAATTTTAAGAAGTAATTACGTACCAATGAGCATTGAGAAACTAGAGATAACCCCAGGCAATCTAGATTTATTATCCACAATTCCCTTTTATTAACTTTCTTGAGCAGTTTTTATGCTTTTCTTCCAGACTTTCATAATGGTTGTAAATTACTTGGCTTTTAAAGTTGCATGTATCCTTACTAGATGTTTTTAATTCTTCAGGGGGAACGCAATTTCAATAGATTTGGTGGCTGGCTGGGAAAGAACTCAACTATGGGCAAGAATTACAGGCTTCTGGAGGACCTGCATGTTCATCTTCTTGCTTCTCGTGAATCTAACCTGGGAAGGTACATGCTGATATTTCCTTTCACTCAGTCTGAAGCTTAGTTTCCATTTGTcgcaaatatttttgaaatatttttagacaatTTCTTCTCTGTAATTTATTCAGATATTACATCTTTCTAAGCTCTTAACCATGCTGTTGCATTCACTCTACAGGGCACCATTGCGGCTTGACTACCTTACTCTTCTTTTGAAGCGGTTGACTGATCCTTTAAGGGTGCTACCGAAGGTTGATGCTTTTCCCCCCTTCGTGGTACTAACTAAAGGTTGATATTCCTCTTTGTTCAACGTGCATCATTTTGTGGAATACATTTCCAGGATGAAGCTGTTGAAAGAGTTGTGGAGTTCATGGATCTGTACTCCATTAGTATGGAGGACTTTGACACCATGGTTGAGATGTCAAAATTTAAGGTGCGTCTGACATTATAGTATTCTCCCTCATCTCATATATCTGTGCTTGAAGTTATTCTCATCTGACTTGCTGTTGACATGCTTTAGGGGCATCCAAATGCACTGGACGGCATACAGCCTGTGGTAAAATCTGCACTAACAAGAGCTTATAACAAAGGCAGTTCATCGCGTGTGATTCGATCTGCAGATCTAATCACACTTCCTGGAATAAAAAAGGCTCCCAAGAAGCGAGTTGCAGCCATGTTAGAACCCGTCGAAGAGACATTAGCAGAAGAAAATGCTGAGAACGAAGAAGAAATCTCATCAGATACAGAGGACCAGGGTATATTTTTCTCCAGTAGCAAGGAGAATTTTGTTtactgttttctttttcagcaAAATGCATTAATGAAACTACTTCAGTTCTGGAATGTGATTGCCTCCTGTGCTTTTGACCTATTTCTACATAGAAATCAATCTTACATGGCGACTTTTTCTGTAAGTTGTGTATATCTATTTGCAAGTTTTGGTGGCAATTTGGACTTATTACATATCTATAGCAAATCATGGCTTTGTTTAATTTGACCTGTTTCCCACTTTACGCTTTGTGTTGTGTTGGGGATCTACTAGTATATGTCTTTTATGGTGGCATCTTTCCTTCATGACCACCAACTTGATACTGCAATTTTCCTACACCTGCACTTTAGatattatagttatttaattCGAGCAAGGAATGATACTTCCTTTCTATCAGGAACGGTTACATTCTTAGACACCTATCTATATACTGTCATTTCTCTTATCTTCAGCAATTTGGATCTAAGCTTTTTACCATGTAGTTTTGAATGACTGAAATATATGCGACAATCGAGGGTGTTTATGTGTTGCCTGTGTGGATTTTTTCAGAGGAGGAGCTAATTGATTCAGATAAGAAACTGCAGGCAGACCTGGAGTCTTTAAATTCAAAGGGTTGGTTATACTTCTTCCTACCGAAATAATGTGCAGCTTTTCCATCATCACTATCATTTGATATGCTCCACGTCTGAGTTATCTGCACCTATAATTCTCAGCATCCACTTTCACAAGATTTAACTTCTTGCATCTGTTCTTTTTCGTTTTCGACATTTTTTCCCCCACTTTTCTGTCGGGTTTTAGGGATCCAAGTACAAATGGAGTTGAAGGGCTCAGGAAGCTCCTCAAGCGCCAAAAAGCCGCCCTCAGGCAGAGGAAAAGGAAGTGCTGCAACATCGGATGGCAAAGGTGGTCGGGGGTCTAGG includes the following:
- the LOC105170086 gene encoding replication factor C subunit 1: MQSQDIRKWFMKQQDKGTGNGNSSKQTKSSTPEKPSALTPQSGKLVQGMQECSGRRKTSKYFAKDGKNAKDEMEVEESSTEKKGQRGSMELTKVKSPPGKKIHKLENDDEDEDFVIPTSGKGSVDTTPNKKLKSGSGKGVAQKLVNESDEDDGGKVQSKSKSAGRGRGRGAKGSSITPTTTKGMDVDESDPEDMDDNDANSIKSGGRGRGGRGAPAGGRGRGGGGRGGFMNFGERKDPPHKGEKEVPEGAPDCLDGLTFVISGTLDSLEREEAEDLIKRHGGRVTGSVSKKTNYLLCDEDIGGRKSAKAKELGTAFLTEDGLFDMIRTSNKSKTSAQISKMPVDKVAPSPPKKSPQKSGKTEHAANLVARIDVKGLTSRASSSKRKDQSTAQTWLPWTEKYRPKVPNDIVGNQSLVKQLHDWLVNWNEQFLNTGKKGKGKKQNDSGAKKAVLLSGTPGIGKTTSAKLVSQMLGFQTIEVNASDSRGKADAKIEKGIGGSTSNSIKELVSNEALNLKMDCSQPPKTVLIMDEVDGMSAGDRGGVADLIASIKISKIPIICICNDRYSQKLKSLVNYCLLLSFRKPTKQQMAKRLSQIAKAEGLQVNEIALEELAERVNGDIRMALNQLQYMSLSMSVIKFDDIKQRLQSNSKDEDISPFTAVDKLFGFNGGKLRMDERIDLSMSDPDLVPLLIQENYINYRPSSAGKDDNGMKRMNLLARAAESIGDGDIINVQIRRYRQWQLSQIGCLASSIIPAAILHGQRETLEQGERNFNRFGGWLGKNSTMGKNYRLLEDLHVHLLASRESNLGRAPLRLDYLTLLLKRLTDPLRVLPKDEAVERVVEFMDLYSISMEDFDTMVEMSKFKGHPNALDGIQPVVKSALTRAYNKGSSSRVIRSADLITLPGIKKAPKKRVAAMLEPVEETLAEENAENEEEISSDTEDQEEELIDSDKKLQADLESLNSKGIQVQMELKGSGSSSSAKKPPSGRGKGSAATSDGKGGRGSRAASKRKR